From the Sphingomonas suaedae genome, one window contains:
- a CDS encoding type IV secretory system conjugative DNA transfer family protein: MIDPKREDLRHGMARWANERDIESAGLFDKDGLFVGYKGNRQMFLRSDSPGIVIAGSGAGKGRDWLVETIIRGGMHPLLVCDPKGELAAVTISSFLRWNAFVYLWNPTGLHGMASHRCNPLDLLTFDNPNFHGDCADLAACMIPLVGSGGNHGHHFEKKAREWITALLKSLVERCGHVTFPMLWRTIQSIRSDAEAWAFQLDAMDHSPFHDVRAAAADMWQAQRHSTSNEFGLILSTIKANLSFLNDPVLSASLEYPDFSLRDLTSEQLTSLFLMVPRRYIAQWASVLRVMFVVAMIYKARAPQARRLTLLVDEAGQMGRFEELLAAFTIGRGEGVKTIAVFQDVDQISRNFGREAITGFIGSAQWRCFFGVRDYPTARLLSDMLGSETLEYTDKLQTDAARRLQNEAMRNFMSGGDPAKAAIDYHHYRDAANARTKMSRLLMTPDEIIGMGDGKMISFISGLDLPPILADKYPYYSTRSLNGLWLPNPYHPPLDRVRLPGTFGSTERRIITERRPELAHYPQYRDGISYVEGYR, encoded by the coding sequence ATGATCGATCCCAAACGCGAAGACTTGCGCCACGGGATGGCGCGATGGGCCAATGAGCGCGACATCGAGTCCGCTGGCCTGTTCGACAAGGACGGCCTGTTCGTCGGTTACAAGGGCAACCGGCAGATGTTCCTGCGTTCCGACAGCCCCGGCATCGTCATTGCCGGATCGGGCGCGGGCAAAGGGCGCGACTGGCTGGTCGAAACGATCATTCGGGGCGGTATGCATCCGTTGCTGGTCTGCGATCCGAAAGGCGAACTTGCTGCCGTCACGATCAGCAGCTTTCTGCGCTGGAACGCCTTCGTCTATCTGTGGAACCCCACCGGCCTGCACGGGATGGCGAGTCATCGCTGCAACCCGCTCGATCTCCTGACCTTCGACAATCCTAATTTTCATGGCGATTGCGCGGACCTTGCCGCGTGCATGATCCCGCTGGTCGGCAGCGGCGGCAATCACGGCCATCATTTCGAGAAGAAGGCGCGGGAATGGATCACCGCGCTGCTCAAATCGCTAGTCGAGCGATGCGGCCATGTCACCTTTCCAATGCTCTGGCGCACGATCCAGTCGATCCGCTCGGACGCGGAAGCATGGGCCTTTCAGCTCGATGCGATGGATCACTCCCCGTTTCACGATGTTCGCGCCGCAGCCGCCGATATGTGGCAGGCGCAGCGCCATTCGACCTCGAACGAGTTCGGGCTGATATTATCGACCATCAAGGCCAACCTGTCGTTTCTCAACGATCCGGTTCTTTCCGCTTCGCTGGAATATCCCGACTTCTCGCTGCGCGACCTGACCTCCGAGCAACTCACCAGCCTGTTCCTGATGGTGCCGCGCCGCTACATCGCGCAATGGGCGTCCGTGCTGCGCGTGATGTTCGTCGTCGCGATGATCTACAAGGCAAGAGCGCCGCAAGCCCGACGCCTGACGCTATTGGTCGATGAGGCCGGTCAGATGGGCAGATTCGAAGAATTGCTCGCAGCCTTCACCATCGGTCGCGGCGAAGGTGTGAAAACAATCGCTGTTTTTCAAGATGTTGACCAGATTTCTAGAAACTTCGGGCGGGAAGCCATCACAGGATTCATCGGTTCGGCGCAATGGCGCTGTTTCTTCGGCGTGCGCGATTATCCGACCGCGCGATTGCTGTCCGATATGCTGGGCAGCGAGACCCTCGAATATACCGACAAGCTCCAGACCGACGCGGCGCGGCGCTTGCAGAACGAAGCAATGCGCAACTTCATGTCCGGCGGCGATCCCGCGAAGGCCGCCATCGACTATCACCACTATCGTGACGCCGCCAATGCGCGGACCAAGATGTCCCGGCTGCTGATGACCCCCGACGAGATCATCGGCATGGGCGATGGCAAGATGATCAGTTTCATCTCAGGCCTCGATTTGCCGCCGATCCTTGCCGACAAGTATCCCTATTACTCGACCAGGAGCCTCAATGGCCTATGGCTGCCCAACCCTTATCATCCGCCGCTGGACCGCGTTCGGCTCCCCGGCACGTTTGGCAGCACGGAGCGCCGCATCATCACAGAGCGCAGGCCGGAACTGGCGCACTACCCGCAATATCGCGACGGGATCAGCTATGTGGAGGGCTATCGCTAG
- a CDS encoding SIR2 family protein: MGLLANDAITQLSFSIYENRGVFALLLGSGLSRAAEIPTGWEITLDLVRRVGEARGAEAQTDWAQWYREETGEEPNYSTLLEELASSPEERRSILHSYIEPTEQDREEGRKIPTAAHRAVAQLVRTGHLRVIITTNFDRLMENALREVGVEPTIVASIDALHGAEPITHSTCYILKLHGDYKDARILNTDEELRGYPVQYDALLDRIFDEFGLVVCGWSGEWDHALRAAMLRTPNRRYSLFWATRGRIGSGAQELIDHRRARVIEIGDADTFFTSVAQRVETLEKSRRQNPRSIELLVGTTKRYLAKPEYRIQLDELFVDECKRLIEVLDSGDFAPHGSITSADIVSRVQRYEAATEALALMAGTLGRWGDGTELPLVLDLLQTIRSHAGQIGNGLTAWIELRSYPAVLIFTSYGIGLTRASRWSALHGLLTASMPKPYRESEPAVRVLFLSAWAGGENNFWQHLEGLDRRKTALSDHLRDVFENWSKSFVGMVPDFELLFERFEVLASIASLDTVETEALKQTLADASRRDFVWMPVGRSAWHTDTRERLFKELESEPIRQALLEAGFARGSSEHYASVLTNYNRMASRISW, translated from the coding sequence ATGGGTCTTCTTGCTAACGACGCGATCACGCAGCTCTCGTTTTCGATATACGAGAACAGGGGAGTTTTTGCGCTGTTGCTTGGCTCCGGGCTATCGCGAGCTGCCGAAATTCCAACAGGCTGGGAAATTACGCTTGATTTGGTCCGGCGTGTCGGGGAGGCACGCGGCGCGGAGGCTCAGACTGATTGGGCGCAGTGGTATCGCGAAGAGACGGGCGAGGAACCGAACTATTCCACTCTGCTGGAGGAATTGGCCTCGTCTCCGGAAGAACGACGTTCGATCCTCCACAGCTATATCGAGCCTACAGAGCAGGATCGAGAAGAGGGCCGAAAGATACCGACGGCGGCGCACCGAGCTGTCGCGCAGTTGGTCCGCACAGGACATTTACGCGTCATCATCACAACCAACTTTGATCGCCTGATGGAGAACGCCCTGCGCGAAGTTGGTGTTGAACCAACTATCGTCGCCTCGATTGATGCCTTGCACGGCGCGGAGCCGATTACGCATAGCACGTGCTACATCCTCAAACTTCATGGCGACTACAAGGACGCTCGCATCCTCAACACAGATGAGGAACTGCGGGGTTATCCGGTGCAATATGACGCCTTACTCGATCGAATTTTCGACGAATTTGGTTTGGTTGTTTGTGGTTGGTCTGGGGAGTGGGATCATGCCCTTCGCGCAGCGATGCTCCGCACACCAAACAGGCGCTACTCGCTGTTCTGGGCTACCCGTGGCAGGATTGGCTCAGGCGCTCAGGAGTTGATTGATCATCGTCGGGCGCGGGTGATCGAGATCGGCGACGCGGATACATTCTTCACTTCGGTTGCTCAGCGCGTCGAGACGCTCGAAAAATCACGCCGTCAAAACCCGCGCAGCATCGAGCTGTTAGTCGGGACGACCAAGCGCTACCTCGCCAAGCCCGAATATCGCATCCAGTTGGATGAGTTGTTCGTGGACGAGTGCAAGCGCCTGATTGAGGTTCTAGACTCTGGTGATTTCGCGCCTCATGGATCAATCACATCTGCCGACATTGTGTCACGCGTACAGCGATATGAGGCCGCCACCGAAGCGCTGGCGCTGATGGCCGGCACGCTTGGTCGATGGGGTGATGGCACGGAACTGCCGCTCGTCCTGGACCTCTTGCAAACGATTAGATCGCACGCTGGGCAAATAGGAAACGGGCTGACCGCTTGGATAGAGCTACGGTCTTACCCCGCGGTATTGATTTTCACGAGCTACGGAATTGGTTTGACGCGTGCGTCGCGCTGGTCCGCGCTGCACGGACTTCTAACGGCGTCCATGCCTAAGCCCTATCGGGAATCAGAACCAGCGGTGAGGGTGCTGTTCCTTTCGGCTTGGGCGGGGGGCGAGAACAATTTCTGGCAGCACTTGGAGGGGCTGGATCGCCGGAAAACCGCGCTAAGCGATCATTTGCGCGATGTTTTCGAGAATTGGTCAAAGAGTTTCGTGGGAATGGTGCCTGACTTCGAACTGCTGTTTGAGCGTTTTGAAGTCCTTGCGTCCATCGCGTCTCTAGATACGGTGGAAACCGAAGCACTCAAACAAACACTTGCTGATGCGTCGAGACGAGACTTCGTCTGGATGCCAGTCGGTCGGTCCGCGTGGCATACCGACACGCGGGAGCGTCTATTTAAGGAGCTTGAATCCGAGCCGATCAGGCAGGCGCTTCTTGAAGCCGGATTTGCACGCGGCAGCTCTGAGCACTACGCTTCGGTGCTCACCAACTATAACCGAATGGCGAGCCGAATTTCGTGGTGA
- a CDS encoding DNA methyltransferase: protein MTLILPRNSILHGDCLKVMPTLPGASVDMILTDPPYVTRYRDRCGRTVLNDDNADWIEPAFAEMYRLLKPGGCAVSFYGWNSIDRFAAAWTKAGFHVLGHIVFRKRYASSRGYLARHHESAYLLAKGRPNVLPLGVIGDVIDMPYTGNRLHPTQKPVAALIPLIESFCPKGGIVLDPFCGSGSSLLAAKQQTRDWLGIELDPGHHRTASARLANEMREAA from the coding sequence ATGACCCTCATTCTTCCCCGCAATAGCATCCTCCACGGCGATTGCTTAAAGGTGATGCCAACGCTCCCCGGCGCAAGCGTCGATATGATCCTGACCGATCCGCCCTATGTCACGCGATATCGCGACCGCTGCGGCAGGACCGTGCTGAACGATGACAATGCCGACTGGATCGAGCCTGCGTTTGCAGAGATGTATCGACTGCTCAAACCGGGAGGGTGTGCCGTCAGCTTCTACGGCTGGAACAGCATCGACCGTTTCGCAGCCGCTTGGACGAAAGCAGGATTCCACGTCCTCGGCCACATCGTGTTCCGCAAACGCTATGCGTCGTCGCGGGGTTATCTCGCTCGCCACCACGAAAGCGCCTATTTGCTGGCCAAGGGTCGGCCAAATGTGCTACCTCTAGGAGTCATCGGCGATGTGATTGATATGCCTTACACAGGCAACCGATTGCATCCTACCCAGAAGCCTGTCGCCGCGCTTATACCGCTGATCGAAAGCTTCTGCCCTAAAGGTGGCATCGTGCTCGATCCCTTTTGCGGCTCAGGTTCGTCGCTGCTGGCAGCAAAGCAGCAAACCCGCGACTGGCTCGGCATCGAACTCGACCCCGGCCACCACCGCACCGCCAGCGCCCGCCTCGCAAACGAAATGAGGGAAGCTGCGTAG
- a CDS encoding tyrosine-type recombinase/integrase: MLQHYCRFCCESEIIVPMSFIWSGDWQPYDQQGRRKYLNEAERQRFLNAANRLPSEARALCYFLSYTGCRVSEALAVCREHIDIEASAVVIRTLKRRKLTFRRVPLPPPFVTELLALPVLDNGQLWQWHRSTAWRHVTAAMEDARIAGPVRCPKALRHAFGMRCASASIPPNLIQRWMGHASIQTKAIYLDAVGVEEREFAERLW, encoded by the coding sequence TTGCTGCAACACTATTGCCGATTCTGTTGCGAATCGGAGATCATCGTACCGATGTCGTTTATCTGGAGCGGCGACTGGCAACCCTATGACCAGCAGGGCCGCCGTAAATATCTCAACGAGGCCGAACGCCAGCGGTTCTTGAACGCAGCCAATCGCTTGCCCTCAGAAGCGCGCGCGCTGTGCTATTTCCTGTCCTATACCGGCTGTCGCGTATCGGAGGCGCTGGCGGTTTGTCGTGAGCATATCGACATCGAGGCCAGCGCAGTCGTGATCCGCACCCTCAAGAGGCGCAAACTGACGTTCAGACGAGTCCCGCTGCCGCCGCCCTTCGTGACCGAGCTGCTGGCGCTGCCTGTGCTTGACAACGGGCAGCTATGGCAGTGGCATCGTTCGACCGCATGGCGGCACGTTACAGCGGCGATGGAGGATGCTCGTATCGCTGGACCTGTTCGCTGCCCAAAGGCGCTCAGGCACGCATTCGGGATGCGCTGCGCATCGGCGTCGATCCCGCCCAACCTTATCCAACGCTGGATGGGCCATGCCTCGATCCAAACCAAGGCGATTTATCTTGACGCGGTCGGCGTTGAAGAACGCGAGTTTGCCGAACGGTTGTGGTGA
- a CDS encoding DUF2726 domain-containing protein, translating into MLKRLSNLGEQKVHDEIVGAAEEYQAHIYRKVRIADVVDISRLSGPGLSRYALQAHFDFCVCNESHVPAFAIEYDGGGHSAINDAKKDEIALQAGLALFRIDERLLNRTRGGVTFLQYLVHTYFLGNAFLEMQEKGQLDPTEPFMMSGFLKKDARHIFDSDFNYSGVARGRLTKIMTKAGVPDGANISSVDFRSDVRKGGFQLYRLRQHSGRRAIRVRARATGYRDAQPWPTW; encoded by the coding sequence ATGCTAAAGCGATTGTCGAATTTGGGTGAGCAAAAGGTTCACGATGAGATTGTAGGTGCAGCGGAGGAGTATCAAGCTCACATCTACCGCAAGGTGCGTATCGCGGATGTCGTTGACATAAGCAGGCTGTCGGGGCCGGGCCTGAGCCGCTACGCCTTGCAGGCCCATTTCGATTTCTGCGTCTGTAACGAAAGCCACGTTCCGGCATTCGCTATCGAATATGATGGCGGCGGACATAGCGCGATCAACGATGCCAAGAAGGACGAGATCGCTCTACAAGCTGGATTGGCATTGTTCAGGATTGACGAGCGGCTGCTGAACCGCACCAGAGGTGGTGTGACCTTCCTCCAATATCTCGTTCACACCTATTTTCTCGGCAACGCGTTCCTTGAAATGCAGGAGAAGGGGCAGCTTGATCCTACCGAACCCTTTATGATGAGCGGTTTCCTTAAGAAGGATGCGAGGCACATATTCGACTCTGACTTCAATTACTCAGGGGTGGCCCGAGGGCGCCTCACCAAAATCATGACGAAGGCCGGTGTACCCGACGGGGCAAATATCTCATCTGTGGATTTCCGAAGCGATGTTCGGAAAGGCGGATTCCAGCTTTATCGCCTTCGCCAGCATTCCGGTCGGCGGGCAATTCGTGTTCGGGCGCGCGCGACTGGATATCGGGACGCCCAGCCTTGGCCGACTTGGTGA
- a CDS encoding DUF6119 family protein, translating into MAKQTHTLFLAKPDIDDFDRLLTEKARDRVGRDGTQILDIADFADGARLYVFAGDFFTPTWVLELRRHFPFGGNIASCSACALLMFRTEGRIFISTYAHGWMLVEESNIEGDFGLRVAINLLNDKKLKRLERANLGDALRGVSLSPFQRDFTSFGLDDALDLVRKISGTTRDEATADSVTGAKSLKITGEFSIPDLPELAVDALTAFGAEAYKDTSFSVIDFVSPVMDRRLIGRLDDQACQSIKDEAGEFELGLPTTNDSDSVGYKFHGPGHPGTHPELLLSNYIEALGDELATLTPKMLREHKIGSIHQDAMRNQKWSIRQSLIGSIVVDNSRFAINEGEWYQVDQLFKNGIEERFQQTCHHWEHGAFPMIKTYDAKGRTGTLESEESYNRRLANHLGVCLLDRQLVDIPDIQRSNFEVCDLLDVPGKRFLHVKKSSRRSSVLSHFFKQGSNSAQQLKRFPAAWDGLLAMVQGLYGDGIRQQLADTIADDRRWIVEFLILDTPRADGSFNIPFFSKITLRNEAISLLAQEYDVRLSFMNI; encoded by the coding sequence ATGGCTAAGCAAACCCATACGCTTTTTCTAGCGAAGCCCGACATAGACGATTTTGATCGACTACTGACGGAAAAAGCACGTGACCGCGTTGGTCGCGACGGAACGCAAATATTGGATATTGCCGATTTTGCCGATGGCGCACGGCTCTATGTTTTCGCTGGTGATTTTTTTACCCCGACGTGGGTTTTGGAACTCAGGAGGCATTTTCCCTTCGGAGGTAATATTGCATCATGCTCCGCCTGCGCCCTTTTGATGTTCAGAACAGAAGGCCGCATATTCATTTCGACCTATGCCCATGGCTGGATGCTCGTCGAGGAAAGCAACATTGAAGGGGACTTCGGACTTCGTGTTGCAATCAACCTTCTCAATGACAAAAAGCTCAAACGTTTGGAAAGAGCGAACCTCGGAGATGCCTTGCGCGGCGTCTCACTTTCGCCTTTCCAACGAGATTTCACTTCTTTTGGATTGGACGACGCACTCGACTTGGTACGGAAGATTAGTGGCACAACGCGTGATGAGGCTACAGCAGACAGCGTGACAGGCGCAAAATCCCTCAAGATCACGGGCGAATTTAGCATACCGGATTTGCCCGAGCTTGCCGTCGATGCACTGACGGCATTCGGCGCCGAGGCCTACAAAGATACGAGCTTCAGCGTCATTGATTTTGTCAGCCCCGTCATGGATCGCCGCTTGATCGGCCGTCTTGACGACCAAGCTTGTCAAAGCATCAAGGATGAAGCTGGGGAGTTTGAGCTAGGCTTACCGACCACAAATGACAGCGATAGCGTCGGCTATAAGTTTCACGGCCCGGGGCATCCGGGCACGCACCCCGAGTTGCTCTTGAGTAATTATATCGAAGCACTTGGCGACGAACTCGCTACGCTGACGCCGAAGATGCTGCGTGAACATAAAATTGGTTCGATCCATCAAGACGCCATGCGGAATCAGAAATGGAGCATCCGTCAGTCTCTTATAGGTTCAATTGTAGTCGATAACTCGCGCTTTGCCATCAACGAGGGTGAATGGTATCAGGTTGATCAGCTTTTCAAGAACGGCATTGAAGAGCGATTCCAGCAAACCTGCCATCATTGGGAACACGGCGCGTTCCCAATGATCAAAACCTACGACGCAAAGGGACGCACTGGAACGCTAGAGTCGGAGGAATCCTACAACCGGCGGCTTGCGAATCATCTCGGTGTTTGTCTGTTAGACCGCCAACTAGTGGACATTCCGGATATCCAGCGGTCTAACTTCGAAGTATGCGATTTGCTTGACGTTCCCGGCAAGCGTTTCCTCCACGTTAAGAAGAGCTCTCGCCGATCCAGCGTGTTGAGTCATTTTTTCAAACAGGGATCAAACTCGGCTCAACAGCTCAAGAGGTTTCCTGCGGCATGGGACGGTCTTCTCGCCATGGTGCAGGGTCTTTATGGAGATGGTATTCGACAGCAGCTTGCCGACACGATCGCGGATGATCGCCGATGGATCGTCGAATTTTTGATCCTCGATACTCCGCGTGCCGATGGTTCTTTTAACATTCCTTTTTTCAGTAAGATCACGCTCCGCAACGAGGCAATAAGCCTACTCGCACAGGAGTATGACGTTCGTCTGAGCTTCATGAATATCTGA
- a CDS encoding relaxase/mobilization nuclease domain-containing protein, whose amino-acid sequence MIIKASTRGNPPALARHLLNDRDNDQIEPHEVRGFMADDVMGAMREQQAIGQGVKSRQTLFSVSLSPPQDQSVDVSVFEKAIDDIELSVGLKDQPRVVIFHEKEGRRHAHAVWSRIDAESMTAIPLPFYKQKLMAISKDIYLEQGWKLPAGYIDKAQRDPRNFDLTLYQQAKREDVDAGRLKLMAKEAWALSDSREAFEQALEERGLYLARGERRSHIAMTWRGQVIALSRLLDRKTKEVRERLGNADALRSVEGARAYISQHIAPTLQRVIGEAEQQRAAQLGPVEAERLAMKVNHAAERQRLDTALAARQDEEQRERADRMRRGLAGLLDRITGRYNELRDENERAAWASLQRDRDQRQRLVAVQLAERQQLQQRILDIRNTHHDRVAELHRDLAQLLNDDKTAQRDERAQWLRDKERAQQDDRRRWLEEQQQIAQRHDVLPDERATTRHIATEPDKDRLSWLFEQQQRPDLNDTAQRERELSTNFNDRAEWLRRNMDRDTPQPDIDSGPDFF is encoded by the coding sequence ATGATCATCAAAGCATCGACGCGGGGGAACCCGCCTGCGCTGGCGCGGCATCTGCTCAACGACCGTGACAACGACCAGATCGAACCGCATGAGGTGCGCGGCTTCATGGCCGATGATGTCATGGGCGCGATGCGCGAACAGCAGGCCATCGGTCAGGGCGTCAAATCCCGCCAGACCTTGTTCTCGGTATCACTATCCCCGCCACAGGACCAGAGCGTCGATGTCTCCGTGTTCGAGAAGGCCATCGATGATATCGAGCTGTCGGTCGGCCTCAAGGACCAGCCGCGCGTCGTTATCTTTCACGAGAAGGAAGGACGGCGGCACGCCCATGCGGTGTGGTCGCGCATCGATGCGGAGAGCATGACCGCGATCCCGCTTCCCTTCTACAAGCAAAAGCTGATGGCGATTTCGAAAGACATCTATCTGGAGCAAGGATGGAAACTGCCCGCAGGCTATATCGACAAGGCCCAGCGTGATCCGCGCAACTTCGATCTCACCTTGTATCAGCAGGCCAAGCGTGAGGATGTCGACGCGGGCCGTCTGAAGCTCATGGCGAAGGAAGCATGGGCGCTCTCCGACAGTCGCGAAGCATTCGAGCAGGCATTGGAGGAGCGTGGCCTGTATCTCGCCAGAGGCGAGCGCCGCAGCCATATTGCGATGACATGGCGCGGACAGGTGATCGCGCTTTCCCGCTTGCTCGACCGCAAGACCAAGGAAGTGCGCGAACGGCTTGGTAATGCCGATGCGCTGCGCAGCGTCGAGGGCGCGCGTGCCTATATCTCCCAGCATATCGCGCCGACGCTGCAACGGGTGATCGGCGAAGCGGAACAGCAACGCGCCGCGCAGCTTGGTCCGGTCGAGGCCGAGCGGCTGGCGATGAAGGTTAACCATGCCGCCGAACGGCAACGGCTCGATACCGCGCTTGCGGCGCGGCAGGACGAGGAACAGCGCGAACGCGCAGATCGGATGCGGCGTGGGCTTGCTGGCCTGCTCGACCGCATCACGGGTCGCTACAACGAACTGCGCGACGAGAACGAACGTGCGGCATGGGCATCGCTCCAGCGCGACCGCGATCAGCGGCAACGGCTGGTCGCAGTGCAGCTTGCCGAGCGCCAGCAGCTACAGCAGCGGATTCTCGATATCCGCAATACGCATCATGATCGTGTTGCCGAACTGCACCGCGATCTTGCCCAGCTTCTCAACGATGACAAAACCGCCCAGCGCGACGAGCGGGCGCAATGGCTACGCGACAAGGAACGTGCGCAGCAAGATGATCGCCGCCGCTGGCTGGAGGAACAGCAGCAGATCGCGCAGCGGCACGACGTATTGCCCGATGAGAGAGCGACCACCCGGCACATCGCGACGGAGCCGGACAAGGATCGCCTGTCATGGCTGTTCGAGCAGCAGCAACGCCCCGACCTGAACGACACGGCACAGCGTGAGCGTGAACTATCGACGAACTTCAACGACCGCGCCGAATGGCTTCGTCGGAACATGGATCGCGACACGCCGCAGCCGGATATCGATTCCGGCCCTGATTTCTTCTAA
- the mobC gene encoding plasmid mobilization relaxosome protein MobC, translated as MPEKKKREAPLSLRLSRDERARLERDAAGMTLGAYIKWRLFDPNTPPPRTRGKAPVRDHAILSHLLAMLGNLRLASNVNQLAKAANSGSLPVTPEVAAALMQACREIAEMRRMLMKALGLDAGGDSP; from the coding sequence ATGCCTGAGAAGAAAAAGCGCGAAGCGCCGCTATCCCTGCGGCTGTCGCGCGACGAACGCGCACGCCTTGAGCGTGACGCGGCAGGCATGACGCTGGGCGCATACATCAAATGGCGGCTGTTCGATCCGAACACGCCGCCGCCCCGCACAAGGGGCAAGGCTCCCGTGCGCGATCACGCCATTCTCTCTCACCTTCTCGCGATGCTCGGCAATTTGCGGCTGGCATCGAACGTCAACCAGCTCGCCAAGGCCGCGAATAGTGGATCGCTTCCCGTCACGCCCGAAGTCGCCGCCGCATTGATGCAGGCGTGCCGCGAGATTGCCGAGATGCGCCGGATGCTGATGAAGGCGCTCGGCCTCGACGCAGGAGGCGATTCGCCATGA
- a CDS encoding Crp/Fnr family transcriptional regulator → MMRRVETRFGGLRKLSGVYGPDGSGLSGSGKSSIASKGILDNTWFQSAKVAKSWFKLSPSRRTIPPPFAGSSAVSGETWPVRTRNTAPIVIDDVRRRVSNVLFSRRLDATSRHRMIESHFARIRARHALSTEEESAIRDAMGPSRAFDAHHTFIEAGTPLNVSVLLVEGIAGRYKDLSDGRRQITELHVPGDFADLHSFTLKQLDHNLISLTPCRVVLFPHSNLTELTERYPRIGRLYWFATNLDAAIHREWVLSMGRRTAIARTAHLFCELQVRLSLVGRAEADGFDFKLSQVDLSECLGLTDVHVNRSLRRLREAGLMTFRGGRVTLHDLDGLREVAEFDPSYLYLAPHPL, encoded by the coding sequence ATGATGCGCCGGGTTGAAACGAGGTTCGGGGGTTTACGGAAATTATCCGGCGTCTACGGCCCTGACGGTTCAGGGCTTTCCGGGTCCGGCAAATCTTCCATTGCTTCCAAAGGGATATTGGACAACACTTGGTTCCAGTCGGCCAAGGTGGCGAAGAGTTGGTTCAAACTCTCTCCTTCAAGGCGCACCATCCCGCCCCCCTTCGCGGGGAGCAGTGCGGTTTCCGGCGAGACCTGGCCGGTCCGAACGCGCAACACGGCCCCTATTGTGATTGACGATGTTCGACGCCGGGTGTCTAATGTTCTTTTCTCGAGGCGTTTGGACGCCACCTCGCGACATCGGATGATTGAAAGTCATTTTGCCCGAATCCGTGCGCGCCACGCGCTGAGCACGGAAGAAGAGAGTGCCATTCGCGACGCGATGGGGCCGTCCCGTGCGTTCGATGCGCATCATACCTTTATCGAAGCAGGCACGCCGCTGAACGTCAGCGTGCTGCTGGTCGAGGGAATCGCGGGTCGTTACAAGGACCTCAGCGACGGGCGGCGCCAGATCACCGAATTACACGTGCCCGGCGATTTCGCCGATCTGCACAGCTTCACGCTGAAGCAGCTCGACCATAACCTCATTTCGCTCACGCCGTGTCGCGTCGTCCTGTTCCCCCATTCGAACCTGACCGAGTTGACCGAACGCTATCCGCGCATCGGCCGGCTTTACTGGTTCGCGACAAATCTGGACGCCGCCATCCATCGCGAATGGGTGTTGTCGATGGGAAGGCGTACCGCGATCGCCCGCACGGCGCATCTGTTCTGCGAATTGCAGGTACGACTGTCGCTTGTCGGCAGGGCGGAAGCGGACGGGTTCGACTTCAAACTCAGCCAGGTCGACCTTTCTGAATGCCTTGGCCTGACCGACGTCCATGTCAACCGGTCGCTGCGGCGCCTGCGCGAAGCGGGACTGATGACCTTTCGCGGCGGGCGCGTGACGCTGCATGATCTGGACGGGCTGCGCGAAGTTGCCGAGTTCGATCCATCCTATCTCTATCTGGCCCCGCATCCGCTTTAG
- a CDS encoding SRPBCC family protein — MIEPLDPAVADDAPLSASKRQSAAVGAATDALIDKAGDGDADTLVGRTVTINRPREELFAYWRDFTNLPTFMDNLVSVEMLDGDRSRWIVKAPGDKTVEWTSAITEERDGEMIAWASEEGADIPNSGRIDFRDAQGDRGTIVTATILYDPPAGIIGKVIAKMFQREPAIQARRDLRRFKQLMETGEIATGARNRRLIEEGKN, encoded by the coding sequence ATGATCGAGCCCCTCGACCCGGCGGTCGCGGACGACGCGCCGCTGTCCGCATCCAAGCGGCAATCGGCTGCGGTCGGCGCCGCAACGGATGCGTTGATCGACAAGGCTGGCGACGGCGATGCCGATACCCTGGTCGGGCGCACGGTTACGATCAATCGTCCGCGCGAAGAGCTGTTCGCCTATTGGCGGGATTTCACCAACCTTCCGACATTTATGGACAATCTTGTCTCGGTCGAGATGCTGGACGGGGATCGGTCGCGCTGGATCGTGAAGGCGCCGGGCGACAAGACCGTCGAGTGGACATCGGCCATCACCGAAGAGCGCGACGGCGAGATGATCGCCTGGGCTTCGGAAGAGGGCGCGGACATACCCAATAGCGGCCGCATCGACTTTCGCGATGCCCAGGGCGATCGCGGGACGATCGTCACCGCGACGATCCTGTACGATCCGCCCGCCGGCATCATCGGCAAGGTCATCGCCAAGATGTTTCAGCGCGAACCGGCGATCCAGGCCCGGCGCGATCTGCGCCGCTTCAAGCAATTGATGGAAACCGGCGAAATCGCCACGGGCGCGCGCAACCGGCGTCTGATCGAGGAAGGGAAGAACTGA